One window of the Rhodopirellula bahusiensis genome contains the following:
- a CDS encoding serine/threonine-protein kinase — protein sequence MQRFEREMQAVASLQHPNIVAATDAGDACGRHYLVMEYLDGLDLAAVVRRLGPLSTGMATTIMREVCQALAALHAAGLVHRDVKPSNVMLTRDGQVKLLDLGLVFDGQAAANLRVTTVGHVLGTLVFAAPEQLSNQSTVDQRADLYGVGATLFQLLCGESAHQSNQGVAPLVIEKTTQPARSLSSVVPSVPEDLNQVVADLLQRQAADRPSSAAEVADSLVRFADDPELSDRRGLKRLIAQALRNDDPEPPAWSTAAVPAPDPSRSPPRRFNRTWMLGLGGCFLCLLAAIVVTIQTDRGTLVIESPQDDLQIEIVRGDQAVEELEVETGGNAITLRSGTYNVQLKANSDGITLSDD from the coding sequence CTGCAACGGTTTGAGCGTGAGATGCAGGCTGTTGCCTCCCTTCAACACCCCAATATTGTGGCGGCGACCGATGCGGGGGACGCCTGTGGTCGGCACTACTTGGTGATGGAGTACCTCGACGGCCTGGATCTGGCTGCCGTCGTTCGTCGATTGGGGCCGCTCAGCACCGGCATGGCCACCACCATTATGCGAGAGGTCTGTCAGGCTCTGGCGGCGCTACACGCGGCGGGTTTGGTTCATCGCGATGTCAAGCCTTCCAACGTGATGTTGACTCGAGATGGTCAAGTTAAATTGCTCGATCTGGGGTTGGTGTTTGATGGTCAAGCAGCGGCGAATTTGCGAGTCACGACCGTGGGGCATGTTTTGGGGACTTTGGTGTTCGCCGCACCAGAGCAATTGTCCAACCAGTCCACCGTGGATCAAAGGGCGGATTTGTATGGTGTCGGCGCAACTCTGTTCCAATTGCTCTGTGGTGAATCGGCTCATCAATCCAATCAAGGTGTTGCACCACTGGTGATCGAAAAGACCACCCAGCCCGCTCGGTCGCTGAGCAGCGTGGTGCCGAGTGTTCCAGAGGACCTGAATCAAGTTGTCGCGGATCTGTTGCAGCGACAAGCCGCTGATCGCCCCAGCTCTGCGGCCGAAGTGGCGGATTCACTCGTTCGATTTGCCGACGACCCAGAACTCAGCGACCGAAGGGGGCTGAAACGCCTGATCGCTCAAGCGTTACGAAACGATGATCCTGAACCGCCCGCTTGGTCCACAGCAGCAGTGCCTGCACCCGATCCGTCGCGGTCACCCCCACGTCGATTCAATCGAACTTGGATGTTGGGACTTGGCGGCTGCTTTTTGTGTTTGTTGGCGGCGATCGTGGTGACCATCCAGACTGACCGGGGCACGTTGGTGATCGAAAGCCCACAAGATGATCTGCAGATCGAAATTGTGCGAGGCGATCAAGCGGTGGAAGAACTCGAAGTGGAAACGGGAGGCAACGCGATCACACTTCGCAGTGGCACCTACAACGTGCAACTGAAAGCGAACTCTGACGGGATCACGCTGAGCGACGACTAA
- a CDS encoding TolC family protein: MDRQTSLKSRKLVRRRRLASWLGVAMAASTLTSGCHWAQKIPDGPHDTKTSYHDHSAMRIEYPEVTECASPVVSAAVSAAQPNTLEDPANLPSVELTLEQAVQQALRSSPVLRTIGGAVVSAPTSATTVFTPGLAHADPLGGVEAALSDFDAQYSQSLFWNKVDQPQNVAAVGLGAQFTPTTTQATQATFTNELSKRTATGAQFALRSNVGYDRNNRPFRQFQSDFIGFLEAEYRQPLMRGAGTTYNRIAGSAGASGAVGQYNGVLIARVNEDVALADFEAAVIQLVSDVEQAYWDLTTSYRLLEATAKGRESALQTFQYQQVRLEVGTGRRDEEAQARSQYYQFEAQVKSALAGETGLYAREQALRYLIGLPATDGALLRPTTDPLNAKVVFDWQSALGQALDRRVEVRRQKFTVKRREMELLASRLNRRPQMDFVGQYRWRGLGDNLIGPGDQGLNDNLVDSITGGNYQEWTAGIEFLAPIGLRAASSAVAHAKLNLQRERAVLAETELRISHDLSDSARAIDLTFELVETNYNRYLADLRQVEVLRRRYRDGTDNINFLLQAQRQVVTSESEFYQSISNYNLAIRDFHREKGSLLAYNQVNLTEGAWCPGAERDAYELGRFLEPRRHPEKVSAPRPVTSGRFDPTAVQSTMGATTYNVVQPAPATSEIAEPVPMSQDGMIEVEVTPGN; encoded by the coding sequence ATGGATCGGCAAACGTCTCTCAAGTCGCGCAAACTGGTTCGTCGTCGTCGCTTGGCCTCTTGGCTTGGCGTCGCGATGGCGGCATCCACTCTGACCAGCGGATGCCACTGGGCGCAGAAAATCCCGGACGGTCCGCACGACACCAAAACGTCGTACCACGACCACTCGGCGATGCGGATTGAGTATCCGGAGGTCACCGAATGTGCGAGTCCGGTCGTGTCGGCCGCCGTCTCCGCGGCTCAACCTAACACGCTGGAAGACCCGGCCAATCTGCCCAGCGTGGAGTTGACGCTCGAACAAGCGGTCCAGCAAGCGTTGCGATCCAGCCCCGTGCTGCGAACGATAGGTGGGGCCGTGGTGAGTGCTCCGACGTCCGCGACGACGGTCTTCACTCCGGGACTTGCTCACGCGGATCCGCTGGGCGGTGTCGAAGCGGCGTTGTCCGACTTTGACGCTCAGTACAGCCAATCGTTGTTCTGGAACAAAGTCGATCAACCTCAGAACGTCGCAGCCGTTGGTTTGGGGGCGCAGTTCACGCCAACGACAACGCAAGCAACCCAGGCGACGTTCACCAACGAATTGTCGAAACGCACCGCAACCGGTGCCCAATTCGCGTTGCGCAGCAATGTCGGATACGACCGCAACAACCGTCCGTTCCGCCAATTCCAAAGCGATTTTATCGGGTTTCTCGAAGCCGAGTATCGTCAGCCTTTGATGCGTGGTGCCGGAACGACTTACAACCGGATCGCCGGATCGGCTGGGGCCAGCGGAGCCGTTGGCCAATACAACGGCGTTCTGATCGCTCGAGTCAACGAAGACGTTGCCTTGGCTGATTTTGAAGCCGCCGTGATCCAGTTGGTCTCCGATGTTGAGCAAGCCTATTGGGACCTGACAACCTCGTATCGTTTGTTGGAAGCGACCGCGAAGGGCCGAGAGTCGGCGTTGCAGACTTTCCAGTATCAACAGGTGCGATTGGAAGTCGGCACGGGTCGGCGTGACGAAGAAGCCCAAGCTCGTTCGCAGTACTACCAATTCGAAGCTCAAGTCAAATCCGCATTGGCCGGTGAAACCGGTTTGTACGCTCGCGAACAAGCCTTGCGTTACTTGATCGGTTTGCCGGCGACCGACGGAGCCTTGCTGCGTCCGACCACGGATCCGCTCAACGCGAAAGTTGTGTTCGATTGGCAAAGTGCGTTGGGACAGGCTCTCGACCGCCGCGTCGAAGTGCGTCGTCAAAAATTCACGGTCAAACGTCGTGAAATGGAACTGTTGGCTTCGCGTCTGAACCGTCGTCCACAAATGGACTTTGTCGGCCAATACCGCTGGCGAGGTTTGGGTGACAACTTGATCGGACCTGGGGATCAAGGTCTCAACGACAACTTGGTCGATTCGATCACGGGCGGAAACTATCAAGAATGGACCGCCGGCATCGAATTCTTGGCACCGATTGGATTGCGTGCGGCGAGTTCCGCTGTGGCCCACGCCAAGCTGAATCTGCAACGTGAACGTGCGGTCCTGGCGGAAACCGAACTGCGAATCAGTCATGACCTGTCCGATTCCGCTCGAGCCATCGACCTGACGTTCGAATTGGTCGAAACCAACTACAACCGTTACCTCGCTGATTTGCGTCAAGTTGAAGTGTTGCGTCGACGTTATCGCGATGGGACCGACAACATCAACTTCCTGTTGCAAGCTCAACGGCAAGTGGTCACCAGCGAATCGGAGTTCTATCAGTCGATCAGCAACTACAACCTCGCGATTCGTGACTTCCATCGTGAGAAGGGTTCGTTGTTGGCGTACAACCAAGTCAACTTGACCGAGGGAGCCTGGTGCCCAGGAGCCGAACGCGACGCGTATGAACTGGGGCGGTTCCTCGAACCTCGCCGTCATCCTGAGAAGGTCTCCGCACCGCGTCCCGTGACGTCGGGACGGTTTGATCCAACGGCGGTTCAGTCGACAATGGGGGCCACGACTTACAACGTAGTGCAACCCGCGCCGGCTACATCGGAAATCGCTGAGCCGGTGCCGATGTCGCAAGACGGCATGATTGAAGTCGAAGTCACGCCGGGCAACTGA
- a CDS encoding class I adenylate-forming enzyme family protein, with protein sequence MSSAELPNLLSALLSHATHRPNDIALVDAQTGDAIWTWGELACRVDETADVLRSKFPTEDVFKRLTYRCTNHPNDVVLALACIAAGVTEIPIDAFLPATQQETLIRRSQALHWDHDAQADSIQSTDLADAVTNLEGSSREIDLHSPSLVLWTSGTTSEPRGVMLSQHNLTSNAKAKLLAVPQVKSDLRLSLLSIAHAYARTSDMGTWLLSGCRCSLGRGRSTLRSLPKSLSPTLINAVPVLIDEILNRIESGQTNLRSLRLLGCGGVAMSSVHFERCQRNNIGVIQGYGCTETSPVICSASPDNAFPNRVGPLVSGWEFKVDEGRLFVRGPGVMLGYLDDEVATQQKISPDDWLDTGDLVEIHDDGQFQILGRADDVIVLDNGFKVFPATMERQLIQLEGIEQAVLLHHQRQLWLLLSLTPSQATTNAQPSHDAIESCLAETLPPRTTVKQLELSEPLSIETGELTAKGTPRRHIICRRRLPTHSPSFDRSPPSNP encoded by the coding sequence ATGTCGAGCGCTGAGCTGCCAAACCTGCTGTCCGCGTTGTTGTCTCATGCAACGCATCGCCCAAACGACATTGCGTTGGTTGATGCCCAAACGGGCGATGCCATTTGGACATGGGGTGAGTTGGCGTGCCGCGTCGACGAAACCGCGGACGTGCTGCGTTCGAAATTTCCGACGGAAGACGTATTCAAACGTTTGACCTATCGATGCACCAATCATCCCAACGATGTGGTGTTGGCGCTTGCCTGCATTGCGGCGGGAGTCACTGAAATTCCAATCGATGCATTTTTGCCCGCAACTCAACAAGAAACCCTGATTCGGCGTTCGCAAGCGTTGCACTGGGACCATGACGCTCAAGCTGATTCGATTCAATCAACCGATTTGGCTGATGCAGTCACAAACTTGGAAGGATCCTCACGCGAGATTGACTTACACTCACCGTCGTTGGTTCTTTGGACGAGCGGGACCACCTCTGAACCTCGCGGTGTGATGCTTTCCCAGCACAACCTCACCAGCAACGCGAAAGCGAAACTGCTGGCCGTCCCGCAAGTGAAGTCGGACCTGCGATTGTCGTTGCTGTCGATCGCTCACGCATATGCTCGAACCAGCGACATGGGAACATGGTTGCTGTCCGGTTGCCGATGCAGTCTCGGCCGAGGCCGTTCCACGTTGCGTTCGCTGCCGAAATCTCTCTCGCCAACCTTGATCAACGCCGTGCCCGTGTTGATCGATGAGATCCTGAACCGAATCGAATCTGGCCAGACCAACCTGCGATCGTTGCGTTTGCTCGGCTGTGGCGGCGTCGCGATGTCCTCGGTGCACTTCGAGCGATGCCAGCGAAACAACATCGGCGTCATCCAAGGCTACGGCTGCACCGAGACGTCGCCGGTGATCTGCAGTGCGTCCCCTGACAACGCGTTCCCGAATCGAGTCGGCCCCTTGGTTTCGGGCTGGGAATTCAAAGTGGACGAAGGAAGACTCTTCGTTCGAGGCCCCGGCGTGATGCTCGGCTACCTCGATGATGAAGTCGCAACGCAGCAGAAGATCTCGCCGGACGACTGGCTCGACACCGGAGACCTGGTTGAGATCCATGACGATGGCCAATTTCAAATCCTGGGTCGCGCCGACGACGTGATCGTGCTGGACAACGGCTTCAAAGTCTTTCCCGCCACCATGGAACGCCAACTGATACAGCTTGAGGGAATCGAACAAGCGGTCCTGCTCCATCACCAACGCCAGCTGTGGCTACTGCTCTCACTCACCCCGTCACAAGCAACCACCAATGCCCAGCCCAGCCACGATGCAATCGAATCATGTCTGGCAGAAACGCTTCCCCCCAGAACCACGGTGAAGCAACTCGAGTTATCCGAACCATTGTCCATCGAAACCGGTGAACTCACCGCCAAAGGAACCCCTCGCCGACACATCATTTGTCGTCGGCGACTTCCTACTCACTCCCCATCCTTTGATCGCTCGCCTCCTTCCAATCCTTGA
- a CDS encoding type 1 glutamine amidotransferase domain-containing protein, producing the protein MTDPTSSSKPATSVSVDSFSPQTLTGKRVLSFVGEIYEDLELWYPKLRLIEAGAEFFVAGPEAGEKYNGKLGYPCVSDLAIEDCEADSYDGLLVPGGFMPDKLRRDPKVLQLVRDFDAAKKPIAAICHGGWIPISAGVYRGVRVTGSPGIKDDLVNAGAIFEDASVIVDGHHVSSRRPDDLPDFCRHFIALLA; encoded by the coding sequence ATGACCGATCCAACTTCCTCTTCCAAACCCGCGACCTCGGTTTCCGTTGATTCTTTTTCGCCGCAGACGCTCACTGGCAAACGAGTTCTGTCGTTTGTGGGCGAAATTTACGAGGACTTGGAGCTCTGGTACCCAAAACTCCGTCTGATCGAAGCCGGAGCAGAATTTTTTGTCGCAGGCCCAGAAGCTGGCGAAAAATACAACGGCAAACTTGGCTACCCCTGCGTGAGCGACTTGGCCATTGAGGATTGCGAAGCCGATTCCTACGACGGATTGCTGGTCCCAGGCGGTTTCATGCCCGACAAATTGCGACGAGACCCCAAGGTGTTGCAACTCGTCCGGGACTTTGATGCGGCCAAGAAACCCATCGCCGCCATCTGTCACGGCGGTTGGATCCCGATCTCAGCGGGAGTCTACCGTGGCGTTCGTGTGACCGGATCGCCCGGTATCAAGGACGACCTCGTCAACGCCGGTGCGATCTTCGAAGACGCCTCGGTCATCGTCGACGGGCACCATGTCAGCAGCCGCCGCCCCGACGATCTGCCCGATTTCTGCCGCCACTTCATCGCCCTGCTCGCGTAA
- a CDS encoding DUF1559 family PulG-like putative transporter: protein MPDYRSNPRKLRNAFTLVELLVVIAIIGVLVGLLLPAVQSAREAARRMSCSNNMKQLGLSMHNYHDAFRSFPYGHLNTGLSVTHKRDSWYQNILPFIEQQAYAENYRNAATIYSVYEAEWIHRMPAELAGIAVPSFMCPSEPSGPARGGGGSDNGFQGSYGVSAGGGTLPQDLLGGITPDEINIVKTDPGGMFGETRTYKFRDCLDGTSNTLLASETIIRGASGGSWGGMGGYWGGSPHGSFGFSSAEPPNTSVPDRVYSCKSTNFPKSPCENGNADGLTGRWNFARSNHTGGVLTAMCDGSVRFVTDSIERQIWRDLGNRADGHILGEF from the coding sequence ATGCCTGACTACCGCAGCAACCCTCGCAAATTACGGAATGCATTCACGCTTGTTGAATTGCTGGTGGTTATCGCAATCATCGGCGTGTTGGTTGGATTGCTGCTTCCAGCTGTCCAATCCGCTCGCGAAGCGGCACGCCGGATGAGTTGCTCGAACAACATGAAGCAACTCGGACTCTCGATGCACAACTACCACGATGCCTTTCGGAGTTTTCCCTACGGCCATCTCAACACCGGGCTATCAGTGACCCACAAACGAGATTCCTGGTACCAAAACATTCTTCCGTTCATCGAACAACAGGCCTATGCCGAAAACTATCGGAATGCCGCCACGATCTACAGTGTTTACGAAGCCGAATGGATTCATCGCATGCCCGCGGAGCTCGCTGGAATTGCGGTCCCTTCATTCATGTGCCCTTCTGAACCTTCCGGCCCTGCTCGCGGTGGCGGTGGATCTGACAATGGTTTCCAAGGTAGTTACGGTGTTTCCGCTGGTGGAGGCACTTTGCCTCAAGATCTCCTAGGAGGGATCACTCCGGATGAAATCAACATCGTAAAAACGGATCCGGGAGGGATGTTCGGTGAGACGAGGACCTATAAGTTCAGAGATTGTCTCGATGGAACGTCTAACACACTACTCGCCAGCGAGACGATCATTCGCGGCGCGAGCGGCGGAAGCTGGGGAGGCATGGGAGGCTATTGGGGTGGTTCTCCTCACGGATCCTTCGGCTTCTCTTCAGCAGAGCCCCCAAACACATCCGTTCCCGATCGTGTGTATTCCTGCAAAAGCACAAATTTCCCGAAATCACCTTGCGAGAACGGAAATGCCGATGGTCTCACAGGTCGTTGGAACTTCGCTCGCAGCAATCACACCGGCGGTGTCTTGACCGCGATGTGTGATGGATCAGTTCGGTTCGTCACCGATTCAATCGAACGTCAAATCTGGCGAGACTTAGGCAATCGCGCCGATGGTCACATCCTTGGTGAGTTCTAG
- a CDS encoding TrmH family RNA methyltransferase, with product MPETIRDLDDPRLSPYRNLRHRETDDGFIAEGSVVVGRLLQSDLGVQSVLIHTGRESKHLPLIPEEVPVYLIDRELGKELAGYDFHRGVLAHGVCPTIHPMEAFRDTAQPSLALALVGLSDPENVGSLLRSAAALGVRDILLGPQTISPMTRRVIRVSMASVFRHRFYHFDKPAEQLRDLASAGFASIATLLDDSAIPLIDLSDSITSERRILIVGNEANGVPPEIAEAATHRSTLPMRNNTDSLNVGVASAIFLYELTRSCGTDHVER from the coding sequence TTGCCAGAGACAATTAGGGACCTCGACGACCCCCGGCTCTCGCCCTACCGAAACCTGCGGCACCGTGAAACTGACGATGGTTTCATCGCAGAAGGCAGCGTGGTGGTCGGACGGTTGTTGCAAAGTGACCTCGGCGTTCAATCCGTGCTGATCCATACCGGTCGCGAATCGAAGCACCTGCCGCTGATTCCCGAGGAAGTGCCCGTGTATTTGATCGATCGAGAGCTCGGCAAAGAACTGGCAGGCTATGACTTCCACCGAGGTGTGCTGGCGCACGGTGTCTGCCCCACCATCCACCCGATGGAGGCCTTCCGCGATACAGCCCAACCATCACTCGCCTTGGCATTGGTGGGACTGAGCGATCCCGAAAACGTTGGCAGTCTGCTTCGTTCCGCCGCGGCATTGGGCGTCCGCGACATATTGCTGGGACCGCAAACGATTTCGCCGATGACACGACGAGTGATCCGAGTCAGCATGGCGTCGGTGTTTCGTCATCGCTTCTATCACTTCGACAAACCTGCCGAACAACTGCGTGACCTGGCGTCCGCAGGATTCGCTTCCATCGCCACCCTATTGGATGACTCAGCTATCCCGCTGATCGATTTATCAGATTCAATCACATCTGAACGCCGAATTTTGATCGTCGGCAATGAAGCCAACGGTGTGCCACCCGAAATCGCAGAAGCCGCCACCCACCGCAGCACTCTGCCAATGCGAAACAACACCGACAGTCTCAACGTCGGTGTCGCGTCCGCCATCTTCCTCTACGAGTTGACTCGATCGTGCGGAACCGACCATGTCGAGCGCTGA
- a CDS encoding DUF4332 domain-containing protein — protein sequence MSDQGQTLRQILRAAHCRSTHHHFALDATELVQTESGKRLASQLLRHHTRYLTGAKDPDVRFRDFQNHVVHVDDGYWGGAPRVAHQWYDRLQRYLHQSRFGDAAHAAGVLSHYVTDPIQPLHTAQTPMEKVLHRPIEWCITQNYMDLLSEWKQDPTRIVFQLSDQPGWLGEAILQSARLAHHHYQTLLDNFDLVASEVDSKRGLNEVSRRIVSQLIGLSVTGLARIIERAAADAEQRNGHPIPTAGLTLPMVLSTIRVPDRLWLKRITHQTERAKVHLLVDEFRRTGDVEQNLPSEVRVLQRVRVIYHREKEYRQAKAKLAAAREALLVAEKADRESHSDEANVLPFVSTEDNARLHVADPLVDAPSIGKKTAARFAGIGIHTVGDFLKADEQTMTRRLDTRWITADTIHAWRCQTMLMCQLPSMLAREVQLLVGAGYTTTDALGKTDVATLQAAVETYAATYSGRRYLRGATPPTMDRLEIIIGDAAHAMIKLKRDNAMHRDESDIPGSHREIDSNLPPTNQPTQSPQRRAA from the coding sequence ATGAGCGACCAAGGCCAAACGCTGCGACAAATCCTGCGTGCTGCCCACTGTCGCAGCACGCATCATCACTTCGCTTTGGACGCGACGGAATTGGTGCAAACCGAATCCGGAAAGCGTTTGGCTTCGCAATTGTTACGGCATCACACCCGCTATCTCACGGGTGCCAAAGATCCCGACGTGCGCTTTCGCGATTTTCAGAATCACGTCGTTCACGTCGACGATGGCTATTGGGGCGGCGCCCCACGCGTTGCACACCAGTGGTACGACCGACTGCAGCGATACCTGCATCAATCGCGTTTCGGCGACGCGGCCCACGCGGCCGGTGTGCTCAGCCACTACGTGACCGATCCGATTCAGCCACTCCACACGGCTCAAACGCCGATGGAAAAGGTCCTGCATCGGCCGATCGAATGGTGCATCACGCAGAATTACATGGACCTGCTCTCTGAATGGAAGCAAGATCCAACTCGAATCGTCTTTCAGTTGTCTGACCAACCCGGTTGGCTCGGCGAAGCGATCCTGCAATCCGCTCGCTTGGCCCACCATCACTACCAGACGCTGCTGGACAACTTCGACTTGGTGGCATCGGAAGTTGATTCCAAACGCGGCCTCAACGAAGTCTCTCGCCGCATCGTTTCGCAATTGATCGGCCTTTCGGTGACCGGATTGGCGAGAATCATCGAACGTGCCGCCGCGGACGCTGAACAACGAAACGGCCACCCCATTCCGACCGCCGGCCTGACTCTGCCGATGGTGCTCTCGACGATCCGAGTCCCCGATCGTTTGTGGCTCAAGCGAATCACTCACCAAACCGAACGTGCCAAAGTGCACCTGCTGGTGGATGAGTTCCGACGAACCGGCGATGTGGAGCAGAACTTGCCCAGCGAAGTTCGCGTTCTGCAACGGGTTCGAGTGATCTACCACCGCGAAAAAGAGTACCGGCAAGCCAAAGCCAAATTGGCCGCCGCACGCGAAGCTCTGTTGGTCGCCGAAAAAGCCGATCGCGAATCTCATTCCGACGAAGCGAACGTGCTTCCGTTCGTCAGCACCGAAGACAATGCCCGCTTGCACGTGGCCGACCCGCTGGTCGATGCACCTTCGATCGGCAAAAAGACCGCCGCCCGGTTCGCCGGCATCGGCATCCACACGGTGGGTGATTTCCTGAAAGCGGATGAGCAAACGATGACTCGTCGTTTGGACACACGCTGGATCACGGCCGACACCATTCACGCATGGCGTTGTCAAACGATGCTGATGTGCCAATTGCCGTCGATGCTGGCCCGCGAAGTCCAACTGTTGGTTGGAGCGGGCTACACGACCACCGATGCTCTCGGGAAAACGGACGTGGCAACATTGCAGGCGGCAGTTGAGACCTACGCTGCAACCTATTCCGGCCGCCGCTACCTGCGTGGTGCGACGCCTCCGACCATGGACCGGCTGGAGATCATCATTGGCGACGCGGCTCACGCGATGATCAAACTCAAACGCGACAACGCGATGCACCGCGACGAATCGGATATTCCTGGTTCGCACCGTGAGATTGATTCCAACCTTCCGCCAACCAACCAGCCAACGCAATCGCCTCAGCGACGCGCGGCCTGA
- the tatC gene encoding twin-arginine translocase subunit TatC, with protein sequence MEALARPKDDLFDNSTMTFGEHLEELRGSLVKAIIWLLIGLAVGLMFANRVVRYIQEPLKQAIIEYNADRDLKEMGLPDRKENPQVSRFYEFLTANSLIADVVYTLPTASIPEPKKATAAAPEQAADSSEESESDAGEEEEDLLAVPARITTAELMQSMGTIPNPDELVPTIQLRRSERGLSSLKIEEPFMIWVKAGLIVGAVLASPMIFYHLWSFVAAGLHNHERRYVYVYLPFSVVLFVSGVVLAFGLVLHYVLTFLLQFNGSMDVAVEPRLTYYVNFVLMLPLGFGVAFQLPLVMLFLQRIDLVQTEDYISSWRVAVLVIFVISMIVTPADVTSMVALAVPLLFLYFLGIVMCAYMPRGRGLGSEAYDPA encoded by the coding sequence GTGGAAGCACTGGCGCGACCCAAAGACGATTTGTTCGACAATTCGACGATGACGTTCGGGGAGCATCTCGAAGAACTCCGTGGCTCTCTGGTCAAAGCAATCATTTGGTTGTTGATTGGATTGGCGGTCGGTTTGATGTTCGCCAACCGAGTGGTTCGTTACATCCAGGAACCGTTGAAACAGGCAATCATCGAGTACAACGCCGACCGCGACTTGAAGGAGATGGGACTGCCGGACCGCAAGGAAAATCCGCAAGTCAGCCGGTTCTACGAATTTTTGACGGCAAACTCTCTGATTGCGGACGTGGTGTACACGCTGCCGACGGCCAGCATTCCTGAGCCGAAGAAGGCCACTGCAGCCGCACCTGAACAGGCTGCTGACTCAAGTGAAGAGTCCGAATCAGACGCTGGCGAGGAAGAAGAGGATTTGTTGGCCGTTCCCGCCAGAATCACGACGGCGGAATTGATGCAATCCATGGGGACGATCCCCAACCCAGATGAATTGGTGCCCACGATCCAGCTTCGTCGCAGCGAACGCGGACTGAGTTCGTTGAAGATCGAAGAGCCGTTCATGATTTGGGTGAAAGCCGGCTTGATCGTCGGAGCGGTGCTCGCCTCACCGATGATCTTCTATCACCTTTGGTCGTTTGTCGCGGCTGGTTTGCACAACCACGAACGTCGATACGTGTACGTGTACCTGCCATTCAGCGTCGTGCTGTTTGTTTCGGGCGTCGTGCTCGCTTTCGGTTTGGTACTGCACTACGTCTTGACGTTCTTGTTGCAGTTCAATGGTTCGATGGACGTCGCGGTGGAGCCTCGGCTGACGTACTACGTCAATTTTGTATTGATGTTGCCGTTGGGATTTGGCGTCGCATTCCAATTGCCATTGGTGATGTTGTTTTTGCAACGCATCGATTTGGTTCAAACGGAAGACTACATCAGTAGTTGGCGAGTCGCGGTGCTGGTGATCTTTGTCATCTCGATGATCGTCACACCAGCCGACGTGACCAGCATGGTGGCTCTCGCGGTGCCACTGCTATTCCTGTACTTCCTTGGCATCGTCATGTGCGCGTACATGCCACGGGGCAGGGGACTGGGCAGCGAAGCTTACGACCCCGCCTGA